Proteins encoded together in one Chroicocephalus ridibundus chromosome 13, bChrRid1.1, whole genome shotgun sequence window:
- the SMARCB1 gene encoding SWI/SNF-related matrix-associated actin-dependent regulator of chromatin subfamily B member 1, with the protein MRPAAAGLGRAAASRRPAPLAAAGCPGPPQDVGRSRRPPAAATMMMMALSKTFGQKPVKFQLEEDGEFYMIGSEVGNYLRMFRGSLYKRYPSLWRRLATVEERKKIVASSHENQRSHSPRRYHGYTTLATSVTLLKASEVEEILDGNDEKYKAVSISTEPPTYLREQKAKRNNQWVPTLPNSSHHLDAVPCSTTINRNRMGRDKKRTFPLCFDDHDPAVIHENASQPEVLVPIRLDMEIDGQKLRDAFTWNMNEKLMTPEMFSEILCDDLDLNPLTFVPAIASAIRQQIESYPTDSILEDQSDQRVIIKLNIHVGNISLVDQFEWDMSEKENSPEKFALKLCSELGLGGEFVTTIAYSIRGQLSWHQKTYAFSENPLPTVEIAIRNTGDADQWCPLLETLTDAEMEKKIRDQDRNTRRMRRLANTAPAW; encoded by the exons ATGCGCCCCGCGGCGGCTGGACTAGGCCGCGCCGCCGCCTCtcgccgccccgcgcccctcgccgccgccggctGCCCGGGACCCCCGCAGGACGTCGGGCGCTCCCGCCGCCCTCCAGCCGCCGCCACCATGATGATGATGGCGCTGAGTAAGACCTTCGGGCAGAAGCCCGTCAAGTTCCAGCTGGAGGAGGACGGCGAGTTCTACATGATCGGCTCCGAG GTGGGGAACTACTTGCGTATGTTTCGGGGTTCCCTGTACAAGAGATATCCCTCGCTCTGGAGGCGACTTGCCAcagtggaagaaaggaagaagatagTGGCCTCTTCACATG aaAATCAACGGTCTCACAGTCCCAGAAGAT ATCACGGCTATACAACATTAGCCACTAGCGTGACACTGCTAAAGGCCTCTGAAGTGGAAGAGATCTTGGATGGAAACGATGAGAAGTATAAGGCAGTGTCTATCAGCACAGAACCTCCTACCTACCTCAG AGAACAGAAGGCAAAGAGGAACAACCAGTGGGTGCCGACCCTGCCCAACAGCTCTCATCACCTGGATGCAGTGCCGTGCTCAACAACGATTAACAGAAACCGCATGGGCAGGGATAAGAAGAGGACATTCCCTCTGTG CTTTGATGACCATGACCCAGCCGTGATCCATGAGAATGCATCCCAGCCGGAGGTTCTGGTTCCAATCAGGCTTGATATGGAAATTGATGGGCAGAAACTCAGAGATGCGTTTACGTGGAACATGAATG AAAAGTTAATGACCCCAGAAATGTTCTCTGAGATTCTTTGCGATGACCTGGATTTGAATCCTCTGACTTTTGTTCCTGCTATTGCCTCTGCCATCCGACAACAGATTGAGTCGTACCCAACTGACAGTATCCTAGAAGATCAGTCAGACCAACGGGTTATTATTAAG CTAAACATCCACGTAGGGAACATCTCCCTTGTAGACCAGTTTGAATGGGACATGTCAGAGAAGGAGAATTCACCAGAGAAGTTTGCCTTGAAGCTGTGCTCAGAGCTTGGCCTGGGTGGGGAGTTTGTCACTACTATTGCCTACAGCATCCGGGGACAGCTGAGTTGGCATCAGAAGACATACGCCTTCAG TGAGAACCCTTTGCCCACTGTGGAAATTGCTATTCGCAACACAGGGGATGCTGACCAGTGGTGCCCTCTTCTGGAAACCCTCACAGATGCTGAGATGGAGAAGAAGATCAGAGACCAGGACAGAAATACAAG gCGCATGAGACGTTTGGCCAATACTGCTCCGGCCTGGTAA